Proteins encoded together in one Camelina sativa cultivar DH55 chromosome 9, Cs, whole genome shotgun sequence window:
- the LOC104715324 gene encoding heat stress transcription factor A-5-like, with translation MVHNCFPRGLSSFYVRVYQVVDDPSTDSIISWSSNNSFIIWNVGEFRRKIMPTCVEFGFNFSSFVAKLRSHGFKRVKGPGQMEFGDEYFVVDQPQLLRLMMVEALRTKRNAKKAKAKARKDRVQVEFLLKHLQI, from the coding sequence ATGGTTCACAATTGTTTCCCAAGGGGATTGTCTTCGTTCTACGTCAGAGTCTATCAGGTTGTTGATGATCCTTCAACGGATTCAATCATCTCGTGGAGTAGCAACAACAGTTTCATTATCTGGAACGTGGGAGAGTTTCGCAGAAAGATTATGCCGACGTGTGTTGAATTTGGTTTTAACTTCTCAAGTTTTGTCGCCAAGCTTCGTTCTCATGGCTTTAAACGAGTTAAAGGGCCTGGACAGATGGAATTTGGAGACGAGTATTTTGTCGTAGATCAACCGCAGCTTTTGAGGTTGATGATGGTCGAAGCTTTGAGGACTAAACGTAATGCAAAGAAAGCTAAAGCCAAAGCTAGGAAAGATCGAGTGCAAGTAGAGTTTCTCTTGAAACACTTGCAAATTTAA